In Streptomyces sp. NBC_00344, the genomic window CGCGGCGGTCCTGGCGTGTGACGACCTCGCCGACCTGCTTTGCGGGGTAGGTGCGGCGGCCGATGATCACGGACTCTCCGAAGACCTGCTCGGGCCTGATGCCCTTCATCGATTCCAGGACGCCGCTCTTGGTGAGGTCGAACGGGAAGCGGGCGATGACACAGCGCATGATGCCTCACAGGGAGAGGAACGAAGGGGGATGGTTCTGCCGCGGATGGGGAGGTTCAGCCGGTGAGGGCGAGGACGCCCAGAGCACTGCCTTGATCGTCGACGACGGGCAGCGCGACGAGCCGGCGGGAGCGCATCGCGTGCTCGGCCTCGGCCATCGAGGTCACGGGCGAGGTGAACGGTCCGCGGTCGCGGAAGATGTCGCGCAGCTGGATCCGGTCCGTGTACGCGGAGCTGTCGCGGACTGCGGCGAGCTGGGCCCGGGTGACCAGCCCGGTGCACAGGCCGTCGTTGTCGCAGACGAGCAGGTGCCCGGTGCGGGCGCCTGCCATGACGGACAGGGCGACCTCGATGGTCATGCAGTCGCAGACCTGCGGTCCGCCTGTGTCCATGGCGTCGGCCGCCGTCCTGTGTACGGGAGTGGCATTCGCCGAGCGGGGCTGCATCTGAATCAGCGTCAAAACGTGCCTCCTGCAGAGATGGGTCGGTTCCTGGTCACGAAGCTTCTAGGCCGCCTCACCGAAGGAGGACTGCCGCACGGTCGCGCGGCTGCGACTTCCCGCCGTGCAGGGCGGCAGCCCGGACACCACTGTTCAGCAGGTCCTGCGTCAGCCGGTCGACGGCGTGCTTGGTGTCCAAGAACATGATCACCCGGCCCTCGCGTGCCGCAGTCTCCGAACCCGTGGAAGGGTCGGCGGAGTGGACGACCGGATCGGTGAGGTAGCGGCGGACCAGTTGGTCGACGTTGCGGTCGAGGGTGGCGGAGAACAGCATCCGCTGGCCCTCCGGGCTGACCTGGTCCAGGAGCGAGGTGACCTGGGGCATGAAGCCCATGTCGGCCATCTGATCGGCCTCGTCCAGAACGGTGATCGCGACCTGGTTCAGTCGGCAGTCGCCGCGGTCGGTGAGGTCCTTGAGACGGCCCGGCGTCGCGACGACGACCTCGGCGCCACCGCGCAGCGCATTGACCTGCCTGCCGATCGGTATTCCGCCGACGATGGTGGCCAGGCGCAGCTTCACCGAGCGGGCATAGGGGGTCAGTGCGTCGGTCACCTGCTGGGCCAGCTCACGGGTCGGCACGAGTATCAGGGCCAGCGGCCGGCGGGGCTCGGCGCGCTGGCCGGCGGTGCGGGCCAGCAGGGCCAGGCCGAAGGCGAGCGTCTTGCCGGAGCCGGTGCGTCCGCGTCCCAGGGCGTCGCGGCCCGCGAGGGTGCTGGGCAAGGTCGCGCCCTGGATCGGGAACGGGACTCTCACGCCTTCGGCGGTGAGCGCGGCCTGAAGCTGCTCGGGCATGACGAGGTCGGCGAACGCCTCGACCGCGGGCAGCGCGGGAGTGATCGTCTCCAGCGGGGCGAAGTCACTCCGGACCGTTGCGGGCCGCTTGCCGTGACCCCCCGAGCGGCTCGGATCCCCCGATCGGTCCGGGACGGGCGTGCCGAAGCGGCCGCCCCGCCCCGAAGCGGCGCCGGTGCCGAAAGCGGGGCCGTCGGTGCGGCGGGAGTGGGAGGAGCGGCCGTTCGTACGGGTGGAATTCATTGAGAACCTTCCTTGATACAGCGCGTATCAAGGAATTCCCGCAGCGGAAGAGCAGCGCGGGGAATCGCAAGAACGAGCCGAATGGAATGCGAAAGCAGATATGGTTTGCAGTGAATCCGGGGCGGGGCGGGGTCGATCAAATGGGTGACGCCATGTGGACGTGAAATCCCGGACGTTGACGCATACAGCTCCGTAGCGGCCCGGATCCCTGGAAGGGGCGGCGGGCGGTGTTGTCCCACAGGTGACACCACTGCCGGAAATGCCCGCAGCTGGGGCCCGCACCCCGAGGGATGCGGGCCCCAGCTGCAAGTGCGCGTCAGCGTCAGGCGAGAACGATGTTCTCGGCCGTCGGGCCCTTCTGGCCCGGTGCGATGTCGTAGGTGACCTTCTGGCCTTCGAGCAGCTCACGGAAGCCATCGGCGGCGATGTTCGAGAAGTGGGCGAACGCGTCAGCGCCTCCACCGTCCTGCTCGATGAAGCCGAAACCCTTGGCCGAGTTGAACCACTTCAGGGTGCCTGACGCCATGCCATATCTCCTTTGGGGCAGTACGCCGGGACCCGCGATGCGTGGATACCGGGCCGCCGCGATGATGCCCCGTCCGGAAAATGACCGGCCGTACGAAAACGCTGCCAGTGGCTGAAAATACCGGCGAAGGCGCTTGAAGTGTTGGGAACCACACCTGCAACTGAGATCGACAGTAGCACGTGGTAGCGGCCCACATACTGTTAATAATTCCACTCTGTCAGTTGCGGTAAAAACACTCCGTACGCGACGCCCCAAACCCTCACCTCGCGGGCAGAGAAATTGAACCAC contains:
- a CDS encoding cold-shock protein; its protein translation is MASGTLKWFNSAKGFGFIEQDGGGADAFAHFSNIAADGFRELLEGQKVTYDIAPGQKGPTAENIVLA
- a CDS encoding SCO5918 family protein produces the protein MRCVIARFPFDLTKSGVLESMKGIRPEQVFGESVIIGRRTYPAKQVGEVVTRQDRRDFTVGEVLRAMTQLGFTCRGLPQAAAPTRLNSFEQASAMLGAPAVV
- a CDS encoding CBS domain-containing protein — its product is MTLIQMQPRSANATPVHRTAADAMDTGGPQVCDCMTIEVALSVMAGARTGHLLVCDNDGLCTGLVTRAQLAAVRDSSAYTDRIQLRDIFRDRGPFTSPVTSMAEAEHAMRSRRLVALPVVDDQGSALGVLALTG